The Armatimonadota bacterium genome includes a window with the following:
- the rpsI gene encoding 30S ribosomal protein S9, which translates to MATLTLPHGTGRRKEAVARVILRPGSGKIEVNGKPFEVYFPTAARRIRIIEPLAVTNNEGRFDVLVNVRGGGVTGQADAVRHGVARALLKVDEGLRPQLRKHGLLTRDPRAKERKKYGRKRARKAFQYSKR; encoded by the coding sequence ATGGCGACGCTGACTCTGCCCCACGGGACGGGACGCCGCAAGGAGGCAGTTGCGCGCGTCATCCTGCGCCCGGGGTCCGGCAAGATCGAGGTCAACGGAAAGCCGTTCGAGGTCTACTTTCCGACCGCTGCCCGGCGCATTCGAATCATCGAGCCTCTGGCGGTCACCAACAACGAGGGTCGGTTCGACGTGCTGGTCAACGTCCGCGGGGGCGGGGTAACCGGACAGGCCGACGCGGTGCGCCACGGCGTCGCCCGCGCCCTACTGAAGGTGGACGAGGGACTGCGTCCCCAACTCCGCAAGCACGGCCTGCTTACGCGAGACCCGCGCGCCAAGGAGCGCAAGAAGTACGGCCGCAAGCGGGCCCGCAAGGCGTTCCAGTACTCCAAGCGGTAA
- a CDS encoding LysM peptidoglycan-binding domain-containing protein, which produces MLRTRIAAGLLCWAVAVAVVVGLPEQVLAARYHVVQPGETLYRIAIAYGVDVAELMRLNRITDPTRVRIGTRLLIPDSRQDERAPVQAAPSTAAGERVHVVQAGENLYRIALRYGVTVTSIQEANGLSDDRITVGQLLRIPAGQAPALSADARTDWFRDGPIGKTVTVFRPVQVREHPTSGAAVVAEPSAGSSLEVVELSVGWFRVALGDGRRGWVVAAQLRAVAQLPAAQPPPGPEGRTAQRPTVPAGLSPDRQAVVRNALAMLGTPYRWGGADRSGVDCSGLVVLAFAGRARLPRTSYEQWKTGTPVAAAGLAPGDLVFFNTDGTGAGHVGIFIGDGQFVHGSSAGRGVVISSLDDPFYRRTYIGARRVLP; this is translated from the coding sequence ATGCTTCGGACCCGCATCGCCGCAGGTTTGCTGTGCTGGGCGGTTGCCGTCGCCGTGGTGGTCGGCCTGCCCGAGCAGGTCCTAGCTGCGCGCTATCACGTGGTGCAGCCGGGCGAGACCCTCTACCGCATCGCAATCGCCTACGGGGTCGACGTGGCGGAGTTGATGCGTCTCAACCGGATCACCGACCCGACGCGGGTCAGGATCGGCACGCGACTGCTGATCCCGGATTCAAGGCAGGACGAGCGAGCACCGGTGCAGGCTGCGCCATCGACCGCCGCGGGGGAGCGGGTGCACGTGGTGCAGGCCGGAGAGAACCTGTATAGGATCGCGCTGCGCTACGGCGTGACCGTGACGTCCATCCAGGAGGCCAACGGGCTGTCCGACGATCGGATCACGGTCGGGCAGCTGTTGAGGATCCCTGCCGGCCAGGCGCCCGCTCTGTCCGCGGACGCCCGCACAGACTGGTTCCGAGACGGGCCGATCGGCAAGACGGTGACCGTCTTTCGGCCGGTGCAGGTGCGTGAGCATCCTACGTCCGGGGCCGCCGTCGTGGCCGAACCCAGTGCGGGAAGCTCCCTGGAAGTTGTCGAGCTGTCCGTGGGATGGTTCCGCGTGGCGCTCGGGGACGGCCGGCGCGGTTGGGTCGTGGCAGCGCAGCTGCGTGCGGTGGCGCAACTGCCAGCCGCCCAGCCGCCTCCCGGCCCCGAGGGCCGAACGGCGCAGCGCCCGACGGTGCCCGCCGGTCTCTCCCCCGACCGACAAGCGGTGGTCCGAAACGCCCTGGCCATGTTGGGCACCCCGTACCGGTGGGGCGGGGCGGACCGGAGCGGGGTCGACTGCTCGGGGCTGGTGGTGCTGGCGTTCGCCGGGCGGGCGCGGCTGCCGCGGACGTCGTACGAACAGTGGAAAACAGGAACCCCCGTCGCCGCCGCCGGCCTCGCCCCGGGCGACCTCGTGTTCTTCAACACCGACGGTACTGGCGCAGGTCACGTGGGGATCTTCATCGGCGACGGACAGTTCGTGCACGGCTCGTCGGCCGGACGCGGCGTCGTGATCTCCTCCCTGGACGACCCCTTCTACCGCCGTACGTACATCGGAGCCCGCAGAGTCCTGCCCTAG